The window TATTTAGTTCAGGCCTGAGATCCTATCACAAGTCTGTAGATACCGGTGAGTAACTACAGTTATCACatcattataaaataattatgccCTTCTGCATAGTCTTTACAAAATGCCAGAATATGGggtttcttcttctcctccaggACTTACCCATTGCACCAAGAAGTACAGAAAATCAACATAAACAGTGCAGAGATATCCTGTggagcttatttaaaaaaaaaaaaaaagtttcagtgcAAGTTATAGAGTCCTGCTGATTTAAAATGCCTGATTTTAGTAGGTGGTATTAATTCCTCTGAGATACTACAAGAATAGACATGTCATCAACAATGTCTTCATcatctactttcttttttcccagcagtaGGATAGAAGTAGTtattgatttcatttttcttgtctgcATTATTATTGAATAATCTAACATTTCCATCTGATAACAGATCAATAGGATGATTAGGACtcattttgttcttaatttactttttaaaaaaatagctttgtcagtctttttttcccctttcgCTTCCATCatcatttttttataattcctATCTTCTAATTTATGTTCAGATTCTCCTCTCTTACTGTTTGTTATATGTGGTTTATTTACTTAAAGCCActcttatttccattttaaatctggttgtgttttttcaattacacttctctttctttacGGGGCAGTTGTGTATTTTTGGTGCCTAGTAAAAATTTTTAAGCAGTTCTCAATgagtatttatatatatatatatatatattttttttttttttggtgcagaaTTCTACTCAGGGCTGGGAAACAGGACTTTTTAAAGCATCATGTCTTTCAAAGCATTGTATTACCGCTTTGGACCTTCTTCTGCTTTCGTATAACTGGGTTATATGTTAACTGGGGATCAGTAAACCTGCTACCAGCCTCTCATTTCTACCATCACTTTACCCAACTAGATGAGGTGAAATacaggttttgttcattttggaTGTAAGGTTTGCAAAAGGAGGAAGCTGTTTAGAACACTTAAAAATCCCCAAGGCTGTTTTTGAGTCAGCAACATCAGCAAGTGTTAAACTAAGCAATAacttatgtttattttttctttggttaGTGCTCAAACAACCAGTGCTCCCACGTTCCAGTGTCACTCGGTTATCTGTCACGGACCCAATCATCAATCCACTTACTAGAACATGACtcacaaatattaaatattattagCTAGGAAATTACTATTCAAAATCACAAACAAGCGAGCAGgtaatactttttctttttaccccACTTCTGCCCACTCAGTCTTTCTTAGGGCTGTAGCCATCGATTTTAACATTCAGTTGTACAAACCATCCCAGCATCTTTTCCAGTGTGTTATAGCCATAGTCCCCTGGGCAGGCAAAGCCTTGATGAATGTAAAATGGAAAGGGATGCCACAGTTGTATACAGCTGAAGAGGATGTATTAGAATGGACTTGACTTCTATATTGTGCTTCTGTAAAGGCGGGCACGCTTTTGAAAGGaagagccagggctgcagctgaaTACACCCAGCACTGGTCAGTGGAGCTGACAGGCAGCAGAAGGATTAGAAACCCAGAAAACCTGCTGCACCCTGGGCCAAAGCAGGGTGGCCAACAGAAATATTAGAGTTCGTGTCCCAGCTTCAGAGTCtcagggactggaaagacacaGGCCATTAAAATACATGCCTGTGTTTTGCTGAGGAACTATCTGTAGTAATAGCTGTGTTCATTATGATGGTGTTTGTCAGTCAGGCAAGAATGGGGTCTCGTAGTGCAGGACATGTGGAAGAGTAATCAATAGTTGCTGTGCCAAGGTGGGACTTGCCATAGAAGTAGCTGCTGAAAGTTTTGCCAGGTCTGACACAGGACAGGGGACCCCCAAAGAATCTTAATGCTTCTCTTACAAAGATAACGCTTTAAACCATATTGCTGTTAAGAGTATCATTCACTGAGCGGTAACAGGCCTTCAAGGGACTGAAGTTTGCTGGAAatagtgaggaaaaaaacccgcAAACAGGTCTCTCCGAAATGAAAGCCCTTCAGCCCTACCAGCTATGTTTTCTGGCAGGTCTGTACATAGATAATCCCTGCCTCCCGCCACCCAACTGTTTATTAGTTTGAAGCCAAGTTGTCTCAGGGAATGCTGAAGACCGCTGGATGGATGATTTATCTATGGATGGGTTATCTTCTTGATCAGGAAAAGAGAATGACTGGCTCAACAGCTTCCAAGTTCAATaacctccttttcttcttaataaaTTGCTGAGGCATGAGAGGCTTCCGTTCCTTGCTGGCATCTTTTACACTGTGCCCAAAGAAACAATCATATCAGGCTCAGGAAGGCAAATGACTGAAAGGGCAGGGAAACAGGAACCGTCCCCACGGATGTCCTCCCCAGAGAGGCTGGGAACatgctctgctgtgggaaatgggAAGCTGAGGTCAGCCAAAGTGCACGGCAGGTACGCACATCTCTTGGGACTGGAAGAACAGATAATGGCCTGTTTTGCCATCCCCATCACTCCCCTGCCCTGCTTATGAGCTCTCCCAGGCCACCTCTACACCTCATATGCACAGCGCACCTCCACCGCGTCATTCTGTGGTGTGGAAATGAAGGCAGGGAGATAAAGGTGGAGAGTGGGTGGTGACAACGCTCCTGAGAGCCCTGAGCCTACCACTCAGCAAGGCAAGCCTTGGTGGTGTTAGAAGAGCCCtgaagaagggagaagggagtaGGGAATGAGCCCCCATGAGAAACTGGAAGGCAACAAACCTCATGGACAGTGAGGTAACGCAGGATGTTTCCAGACATACCCACTTGTTCAGATCTTTCAGAAGCTTTGTCCTTTCCAGCTCCTTATGCCTGAGGATGTTAAGAGATTGTACAAAAAGTCTTGATAAAACAAACATACGGAGATCCCCTCAAGAGGCTGGGAGATATTATTAGCCCCTCATTTACTGGCAGGCCTGGAGCGATTAATTATCACCACGAGTATTATCAGGTGCTTATCACTGCTTTCCCTGGATCCTCTTTACATAGTCCAGATTGGCTGTAAGCAACATGTTCCCTAACTGGTCTGGTACCTCACAACTCCCAATAGCAATTAATCCATTTCCCTGAGGAGGACCTCAATAGTGGTGGAAGGGCCATAATCTAGAATATATGCAGAGGAAATTTGAGTCCATAGACCACCCAAGTATGCAGCATGCCTATATTCTCAGATCTTCTCAGTCATGTCCTCCAGCTGATGCACTCCACCTCCATGTCTGACCAGGCAGTAGGTTCTAGGCagggggcagagaaaggaacagGTAAGAGGGGAGTAGATGAGGACCTTGGAAAGGCATTTTGTATATGATAGCTCCATAATGCATGTGCTACACCTTACCTACAAGCTCTGCACCCTTTCCCAGTTTACCTCTTCAAAAATAAGATCTGCGCTGGCATGAGAACTTAGAATTTCTAACCAGGACACTGTTGTAAAGGTCTGCATTTCTAGAAATAGCCTGGTCAAGTTTTAAGTGAAATCATGCCGATCCATGAAATCACGTGTCTAAAAGAGTATTCTTCTCTTCGTAGCGctgtttgtgctgctgctgcagtaccATAGCACCTACCCTTGACACATGAGAGTTCATCTCCTTTGCCTTACACCTTCTTTGTAAGCTCAGTGCAGTTTTCGTTATTAACTGTGCTGTTATTAAAGGGAGAATCATGGAGGTCAGCTGGTATAcatgagaaatatttcctgGAAAAGGGATGCAGATTCAagtgaaaatacagattatACTAGCAAAAAGAGTGCTTTGTCAACAAAGTTTACACTGATTCTATAGGTAAAATCAGTGACATAAAAGTGATCTCCACATCAGTTTAAGTCCATCTACTTAATCATTGTAAAAGTACTATAAAAATTGTATCCACGATAGATAGATACTACTGCATCACCGCAACTTTCCTGTGTTTGCTTTGCCTTAGTCTTGTCTCTTGCAGAAAAAGTTCGAGAAGTGAGGGATGAGCGAAGAGAAAGGTAGGGTGCAGATGCAGCGTAACAGGCACACCGTGCCTTCGCTTTTCTCATCCGTGGCATCCCTCGGTCTCCCCTGGTGCTGTACAGTGCATGAATGAGAAAATGCCGCCCGCTAGTGGTTTAGGCTGCAGGAGCCCGAGAGAGCGCTTGGCAGAGCCTGCTCcctgtttctgctttgctgatgGTACTCCAGCAATAGTATGGGACAAGGTGGGTGGCTTGGGCTtgttcctcctgcccccagaTAAAATCAGCAGCTCTGGAAAAGGTCAACGCTGATCTGCGTGAGAAGAGAGGTTCTCGCTGGAAGTGCCATGGGTCGCTCGCAGCCTGTTTTTCATGTTTAGTGTCAATGTCCAGATGAAACACTCTGAATAAGCCATGGCATTTCATCTTACACTTACTATCGTAAGAGAACAAATTGTTTGAAATGCGGTTAGGGTGAGCAAACACCTCTAAATCTGCAGCACGATCAGAGTCatcactgaagtcaaagaaCAAAGCAGTGAGCCTCCCGAAGCGtcccccaggacagcagggtgGTGTGGAGATACCTCTGGTAGCCTGGGGTGAGCTAGCACTAGCATGGGAAGCAGCATAGAACCACTGTGCTTCACGCTGCCCCCAGCTAATTAGCCCCACTCTAGAGGAGATAATTAACTCCAGTGGAATGCTTTGCTGACACAGCCAACCTGCTCCCAGACCTGAGCTGGTATCTCCCCAGCTCAGTATTGCACTTGGCAGTGTAGACTACCTGGGATGTTCAGGATAAGTTTTCAGGGTTGGTGgcaatatactttttttttttttttaaatgaaaatatttctctgagaTTTCTCTAGATCTTTGGCCCTACATAAAGACCTCAGAAAGCCTCTCTCCCCCCCCGATTGTTTTCCTGCTTATGAGGTAAGATCATCCTTAACAGATGTTTGTTTACCTCTTCATAAAATCCTCCTGTGATTCTACAGCCTCCCCAAGCACTGCGCTGCAGTGCTTTGCTATTCTTACCATTGCAAAGTGTTTTTCTAATGTTTAGCTAtatcatttttattgcaaattaagctgattatttcttcttctgatgAACGTAGAGGACAACTGCTTAGTCTCTCCACCCATTATAACAAATCTTTATGTGCTGGAAGACTGTTATCATGCCTCCCCTCCTGTTGTTCTTTTCCTAGAGAAAACTAACTCAGTTATTTTATCCATTCTTTATAAGTCATGTTTTTTTCACATCTCTTAtcattttgttgttcttttttggaCTCCCTCCAATTTGTCTACATCTCCTGTAAAATGTAGTGCCTGGAACCGGACACACTGTTCCTGCTGAGAGCTCAGCAGTATCaagtaaatgcaaaaaataattgcttcctTTGCCTTATACACAAAACTCCTCGTAAAGCATCTCAGAATgagatttgtctttttctgcGGGAATCACACTTAACAGACTCATATTTGGCCCCACCccagctcttcctttgctgcaCTGCTGCCAAAATGGTTACGCTCTAGTTTAGACCAGCGCATTTGGTGTCTGTGCAGTCCCCTTTCCTGAATCGTATCTTGGTGCAGTCACCTCTGCAGAGGGCGGCCCAGCTCTCCCGTGTCTCACCTTCTTCTCGAATTCTGATCGCCCCAGCCCCCTGCCTTCAGGAGGGACTGtcacccccccagcccagctgtcATCCTTTCGGTTTTGTCCTCTAGTCTGTTGCCCAAAACATGCAAGGAAATACTGAGCAGCCCTGGAGGCAGAACTTCAGGGACACAATCCTCCCAGCTGGGAAAGTGAAGCCCTGATAATTACCCTTGATTATGGTACTTCAACCTGTGTAGCCTCTGCATGGTGACTTTGCTTGCTGCTCTGGGAGCCTGTGATCTAGATATTTTCTAAATGCTCACTAAAATCATGGTATTTTATGTCTACCATTTCCTCCTCATCTACCAGGCCTGTTAGTCAAAGAAGGAAATTAGCCTGCTTTGACAGGATTTGTTCTTCAAAATTCCCTGCTGGTTGTTTCTTATCACTTTATTGTCCTTTAGCTACTTATAAATTGATTGTTTCATAATTGGTTCCAATATCTCTCTAGGTATCACAGTtaggctgactggcctgtaatTCCCCAGGTCCTCTTATAACAGTAATTTTCAGAGAAGAACTGAATTTAAGTTAAATAGATACTGAAAGACATTCCACTTTTGCCCTGCTTATCTTTATTAATTGTCTAGTTTTGTTCCATCCCTTAAATTAAATCCACATTTCCCCGAAGTATTTATCCTCCACTTGAGGCTCAGCACAATCGAATCTGTGTTCTTGCCCAAACCTTCCTGTTACGTACTTCCCCAATTTCCCTCCTTGATGCTTTAtatctttctccctctcttttctttatgGTTTGTTTGCAGTTCCCCAGCAAAATGTATTTCCCAGCAATTTATATCCCCCAGTGCCTGGAGGGCTCTGAAGAGACTCCTGGAAAATCTCAGAGCTCTACTGAGCTCTGCCCTTAAAACGTGGATGATGGTGACATTTACCAGTCTTGTAGGCACGCTGCAAATTCTGCCTAAAGATTTGCCCAGGGCTAGCTACATTTAATGATTTCTGACACCAGTAGGTGGCAGAGAGAAGATGAAATCTGGGAGACTCTCGCCCTAGTGATCAGACTGATAGATGGCTTTGGCTCTGGGATGGACAGAGAGACATGTTACTAGAAAGCAGGTGTCTGCTAAGTTGGGTAGCATCTGGCCAACAAGATTGTTGGGTAAAGGTCCCAGCTTCTTGCAGGGAGGCTGAATATATCTAGCGTTCAGCTTCAGCCATGAGCGAAAGGTTTGTGCGTTCAGCAGAAGAACAGGAAGCATGTGCCACTTTCTAGCTAAGCAGATCAGGAGAAGATAACTTTGTTTGAGGGAGAGGTATCGTTATCCAGGGTTGTGCGCTATATAATTGCACAATCTGCCATCATGCATGAACAGAGCTGTTCAATAGCATGGCCCTGCCTTGTCCTGACATCATGTCTGTGTTGGAAATCCATTTGGAATGAAAAATCCCACATTCCCCAAGTGACCTCGTAGTCTCTGAGCAAAAGGCTGAGTTGCAGTGAAGACTTTACAGTCTCAGTGGTGCCAGAGATGGAACCTCAACCACCACCCTCAAAGCAGCTAGAGGATGAGAATTCAGCAACGAAGCAAActtctttacaaagaaaataacattttaaaaatgcaggagATGTCCATGGTTCTTTGAAGGCAAGAGAAGTCCTGAAGGCAAGAAAAAGTCACTGAGTAACGGTGTTACTCTCATTAGCTGCTATTATTTCTAGCACTGTTTTTGGAGATGGAAGTACTCAGCACTTCTACAGATTGCCTAACGAGAGCGTAAATGCTGGGCCAGGTACACAGTTTGGAAGTGTTGGCCATTATCAGTCTGGCACTGCTGTTCTTTGGCAGATTCAGCGAATGTTGCATGCTGCGTGTGAGGTCCAGCCTTCTAGACCTTTGGTTTTATGGTCTCTACTCCTTTCTTTCACAGCCATTGCTTTCATGTTACAAAGGCAGCACTGACTTCCAGCATTAACCTGATGCCTGAGAGAACGAAGTCCCCTTCTGGCTcttctcctgccctctcctcttCATCCTTGTCTCAAACAACCACTTCCCTGTGTAGCCTCAGTACAAGAGGAATTCCTCCTTGGCCATCTTCATCTTCATTTAGGCCATTTTCTGTACTTCTGCAGGGGGAGGAGGCCCTAGTGAGCTGGAGAATCTGGCCAAGAGCTCCGTGGTGCCTTTTTAAAAGGCATCCAGTTGAAGGGACCGTGTGTTTTCCCTCAAACCAGAAATGTCCAGCAAACTCAGTGTGTCCTATGTTAAAGGCTCTGCACCCTAATGATAGCAAAGAAAGTCACCCTGATCATTCAGATGAAGGTAACATATACCCAGTCATCAGTGACTTGAATATAATTTCTGCATTGGCTGCATCTTGCAAGCTGTTCTGCAACTTGCCACACAGCGTTTGATATTTGGATAGCGTTTGCAAGTGGCAGATAGAAGGTTGATGGGAAACGTCTCTGACAGTAGCTGGATGTAATTTAGAGATGGACTACAGCCATGTAGTTACACACCAGGTTTGGCTTTTGGCTCATTTTATTAGACAGATAAGGGCCAGAAAGGGATATGCACATTCAGCCAGAGCTGAGCTTTCCAAAAAGACGGTTTCAGTCTGAAAAGGGACGGGCAGTTTAACATCTGAACCATCTGGCCTCCATGATGCAGCTGCTTGCAGGCACTCTAAAGGTGTTAGCTGCTGGTGGTATCGTTTAGTCCTCCCTCTTGTACAGCTTCCCAGAGAGAGGATGAAGGTGGCAGTGATGACCAGTCATTTATGTATTAATCCTAATTTATCTCAGTAGCAtatagcaaaacaaagcaacaaaggTATTCCTTACTCTTCCTTACTGCTCTTATTCCTCTTGTTGATCACACTGTGCCTGTTCTTATTCACTTCATGTTCTTGGGACTTGTGTCTTCTCCTCTCCATGTCCTCTCTCCAGGAAGACTATTCCCATGCTTTAGGTAGCACAGGCTGAAAAATGCCATGTATAGACTTCTACCACTTCTCTGTGAAGAGAGTGATTTATTAAGGTGTTCAGAATATGACCTTCATTCCAACTGCATGCATAgagattgatttttcttttgtatctcCAAACTGATCCTTCTtggaaaaatgcaattattttccaTCTCTCACTTACCCTTTAGCtcttttgaaattcagtttgAAAAACATCATCTCTGCCTTCAGTGGTGCTTTGGACTTTGGGACTATGGAACTCTGCTGAAAAGCTGTTTGGGAAGACAACTGCTGAAATGAGGCTCTGAACTTACAGGGGCACAAATGCCCAGAAACACTGAAGAGAGGCCTGAAACCATTGGTCTGAAGATACAAAATGTTGTGGCCCTCGTAATATCTCATTCAAATGACAGCTTTTCTAGAGACAGAGCATCTCCCAGTGCCATTTGGGGGAATTAAATTCAGTGTTGAGTCTGcataaagagagagaagaaatacttGCTGCTTCATCACTTTATAAGCCTGGTATCTGTATCATTGCTTAGCAGATCTTGCTTCCAGTAATCCTCTTTCTTCAAAGCTGAACACCAAGAGCACATTCTGAGCAATTCATACAGAAAGACTACAGAAATAGCACCTCAGAATCAAGTTATATCCTTTGGCTCATAACTAAAACTCATAGGGCAGTTAGTTGTACTTGTGGATGCATTACTGAGcctgtgatttttctctcctgcaggCTCTCCAGCATTTTTGCGGGTGGCTGGGGGTAGGCAAGTGCGCCTGGGGTAACATTCCTGTTTGCTAGGCTGCTGGAATTTGGCTACGCTCCTTAACAAAACAGTTTGTTTTAGACATTTTTGATGCATGTGCATTTGCAAGGTGCATTTGGAGGAAAAACTAAGCAGAACTAAAACACTAAAAGGCAAGGTTGCAAAATTGGTATTTCTCAGCTTTAATGAATATTGACTGATGATCTAGTTTTCCcatactgctgctgcttcctgatAAAAGATGTTAAAGAGCAGCCCAACGTATCTGACAATGCCAAGGACGGGTCCAGTACCTGTGTGACCACCTGTCCTGGAAATAAGCAATGCGACTTGCCTGTCAGAGCTGGGCGTAgggtaataaattaattcagttaGTTCTGCCACCATCAGAGATGTTGGCACTCCCGTTTCACCTGTCACACCACAACACCTAAAGACTAGCAAgtggggggacacacagagctgtgctgaacCGTGGCAGAATTGCAGAGATGCTTCGGTCCCTGCTTAACTGTGCCAACTCCCATTTATGCATGTACTAGGTTTTCAGTGCCTGTCGCCTGTTCCTCTCCCccctctgctttttcatgttCAGTGGATGctcctctctgtttctctgcctctctttctctattttttttctccctattgTTCCCCGCGTCACTAACTGTCACTCACTTCATAAAGCCGTCTGGCTCGGAGCTTAAATATTGCAGGGCAACTAAAACCCACCATCAGAGCCAATTCAGTCATATCTGCTCAGTCGTGCGACAAGATTGGGACTTTTAGGGtagggaagaagagagacaaAAGTTCACTCTTCCCTGCAGAGTGCCAAGAGAGGAGGGGGACACATTTCTCCGGTGGAGCCTTTCACAGCGGCAAGTTGCTTGCTCAATGTCCTTAACCTATACAGTCTTTTTCGCTGGTAGCGTGCTCAGGTTGCAACATCTGGAAGTGCAGGGTGGGGGTTTGCAACAAGCCTGTGTGAGTTAAGAACATGAGTCTGTTGACTCTGAGTGGGCTTAGGCAgtctcctgctccttcctcacGACAGGCAATTTAAGGGAAAAGGTGACTGCCTGAATTTATCGCTTGCACCTTTTTTGAAACTTGAGGGGCTGACTGCTTACAGGTGGAATCCTAGACATTTGAACTGGTTGTACCACTCATCTTTAGTCCACCCAAAATTGTTGCTTGCAGTTGAACCAATTGAGCGACCTCGAACCACTTCACTTGCAGAAGATAGAGAGGATGGTCATGCAGAGTTTTGAAAAACGTGACTAGTTAGGAAGTGATGGCAGGAAGAGTTTAGCCAAACGTAGCAAGCTGCAAGCAAGACATTTCATGGAGCTagacaggaaacatttttccttctcttgtaCACTGAATTTTCCGTATTTATCACATCTAGAATGTCGCTCTTGCGTGCTGCAGTGGAAATGTTCAAATGGCAGCTGTGGATATCAGCATGActcacaaagaaagaaagggatgGAGTTAACCGCGGTGCCTGTGGGACAGTGAAGTTTGTATTGCGTGTAGTCGTGTTTTTTACAGAGTTGCACATGATTGGTAACTGTCGGGTGTACTTTGCTCTGTGAATTTGCAGAAAGAGACTGTTTAAATCAGTTTAGATAATGTATGTAAACAGCATAATCTTCTGCTAGACTTGTTAATGTAAGTGCTGACATTAACACACTCTTTTACTCAACTTTAATGACTGAGAAAGTAGCAATTTTCTTCGGTGATTAAATTATATGTTTGCCGCTTACGCATGCAAGGTGTTTATGCAAGCTGAAGGACTGCGTTCTGTTCTTCATTTGCTAACATGGGTGTCTGGGCTTAAAATTTTACAAGGTTTGAAGGCAAGGAAAATGAGTCCAtcttgttttagaaaaatggtatcagaaggattttttttgttgaaaatttgTGAAATTCCCCCGAGCCATAGAACTCTCaatattttgtgtgtttgtcTATGTGTGAATACGTACACACAGTAGTTGAAACAGACTGGTATGCGTTGGTGTGTCGTAACATATGGCATTACAAACATATCCCAGTGGTAtctgaaggaggagggaagtTTAGATACTCAGATTTCCATGCTGTTGACTGTACCTTCTTTTTCCCAGCACTTGTGAATGTGTGTCTGCATTTAGGAAACTATAGATGGAGGTAGTATCTAAGAGATGAACTTCTAGATCCCTGGGAACAGCTGTTTTATGAATAATGTTCCCTGTTTCACTAGTCATTGTCCGCAAGTCGGTCTTTCTGGATCACTGTAATATTCTGCATTCCTCAGAGACTTCAGACTGCTGTGATGTGTTAAATCAGCCCATCCCAAACAAGTTTCCTCTTTATTTCCCTCATTCATAGATTTTTCCCTTGCCTAAAATTATATAGCAGGAAGTTTAGGATATGCAGGATGAAGTCCTGGCCTAGGAATAATTTCTtagaatgtaaaaataatgacaGATGTAATGTTTGACTTGCCTGACTTGAAAATGGACTACTTTCTTAGCTTTCCATTAGGATATCTGCAGCTGGCTTCCAGCTCTGTGTTAGCCTCAGATAGCAGCACTGACAttttggagagagaaaatagtattttaggTCCCAGTTATGGACCTTTGTGTTTTTCTCCAGGTTGGTTCCCATGTCAGTGTGGCAACTGACTTCAGAAGAGGATACAAAGAATAGCCCAATAACACCAAATAATTCTattgtatataatatatatagcAAAACTAGTATACTTGGTAGTTGTGAAGCTTATACAGTATTACTAACATAGTAATGGTGTTATAATTGCTATTCTTACCTAAAAGAGTGATTTCCAATGTAGAATTAATATATGCAACCTAGAGAGAATTCAGGTTTGTGTAGGTGCAAGACGGGCACCAGTTCGAGATGTGTTTGACCCGTGTGTGGTTCTGGTGCAGAAGAGTGCTTGAAAGCTTCACTCTCTTTTCTAACCACTGCAGCTGCATGCTGATAAATCTGTTCTACTGTACTGCTGGCGAGTGTTCGTACGTGTACAAAATCTAAACAGGCTCATGCAGCTGAGCCTACAAAGCACTCTTACCTGGAAAAGGAGTTAAATATACTTCCCGGCTGAAAAGTAATTGCCCGTTTAGAGCCAGGGAAGAAGGAATTTAGCAAGCAGTTTGCTCTGGCTTCCCAGCCCTTCTCCTGCTAATAAATCATTGTGATCAGGCaaataagcaagcaagcaaCATTCTTTCTGTTCTCAAAGCATATTAGGGAAATATTTACTGGTTGAAAGCAACAAAAGACATCAGTGGGAAAACCtcaaatcttttaaatttagCATAATTTGTGgtcattctctttcttttttctttccttagacAGTAAGAGATGGGTGACTGGAGTTTCTTGGGGAACATTTTAGAGCAGGTGAACGAGCAATCCACTGTCATCGGGAGAGTTTGGCTCACAGTGCTCTTCATTTTCCGCATCCTGATCCTGGGAACGGCTGCCGAGCTAGTGTGGGGAGACGAACAGTCAGACTTTGTGTGCAACACTCAGCAACCTGGTTGTGAGAATGTCTGCTATGATGAGGCCTTCCCCATCTCCCACATCCGGCTCTGGGTCCTGCAGATCATTTTTGTATCCACGCCTTCGCTAATGTACTTTGGGCATGCGGTGCACCATGTTCGcatggaggagaagaggagagagagggaggaagctGAGAGGCGTCAGCAAGCTGAGGTGGATGAAGAGaagctgcccctggctccaaatcaaaacaaaggcAACAACCCTGATGGGACCAAGAAGTTTCGCCTGGAGGGTACCCTCCTGAGAACCTACATCTTCcacataattttcaaaactctCTTTGAGGTGGGATTCATAGTAGGTCAGTACTTCCTGTATGGCTTCCGAATTCTCCCCCTTTACCGCTGTGGGCGGTGGCCCTGTCCCAATCTTGTGGACTGTTTTGTCTCCAGGCCCACGGAGAAGACCATCTTTATTATGTTCATGCTGGTGGTGGCTTCTGTGTCCCTCTTCCTCAACCTTGTGGAGATCAGTCACTTGATCTTGAAAAGGATCCGGAGGGCTCTGAGAAGaccagcagaggagcagctgggagaggtcCCAGAGAAGCCCCTCCCTGCCATCGCAGTCCCCTCCATTCCGAAGACCAAAGGCTACAAGCTGCTGGAAGAAGAGAAGCCAGTGTCCCCCTATTTCCCTCTCACAGAAGTAGGAGTTGAGCCCAGTCCCCTTCCATCAGCCTTCAATGAGTTTGAGGAGAAGATTGGGATGGGACCGTTGGAAGATCTCTCCCGGGCATTCGATGAGAGGTTGCCATCGTATGCACAAGCGAAGGAACCGGAAGAGGAGAAGgtaagagcagaggaggaggaacaagAAGAGGAGAAGCCAGGACCTCAGGAAGAGCCAGGGgt of the Grus americana isolate bGruAme1 chromosome 1, bGruAme1.mat, whole genome shotgun sequence genome contains:
- the GJA8 gene encoding gap junction alpha-8 protein; the encoded protein is MGDWSFLGNILEQVNEQSTVIGRVWLTVLFIFRILILGTAAELVWGDEQSDFVCNTQQPGCENVCYDEAFPISHIRLWVLQIIFVSTPSLMYFGHAVHHVRMEEKRREREEAERRQQAEVDEEKLPLAPNQNKGNNPDGTKKFRLEGTLLRTYIFHIIFKTLFEVGFIVGQYFLYGFRILPLYRCGRWPCPNLVDCFVSRPTEKTIFIMFMLVVASVSLFLNLVEISHLILKRIRRALRRPAEEQLGEVPEKPLPAIAVPSIPKTKGYKLLEEEKPVSPYFPLTEVGVEPSPLPSAFNEFEEKIGMGPLEDLSRAFDERLPSYAQAKEPEEEKVRAEEEEQEEEKPGPQEEPGVKKAEEEVVSDEVEGPSAPAELAADMRPLSRLSKASSRARSDDLTV